The genomic interval CTCGACGTCGTCGGGCTCGTCGTCAACGTGGTGCTGGGGCACCCGCCGCGCACGTTCATCGGCACGGCGCTGCTGCCCGACTACGTGGCGCACTGGACCGGCGGGCGCCTGCTGCTCGACGGGCGCACCGACACGCTGTACGACGTCGCGGTGCAGCACACCGTGCAGACGCCGGTGACCGGCAGCGCGACGGAGCTGTCGTGGTTCGTCGGGCCGCCGGTGGCGGCGGTGCTGTTCGCGCCGTTCGCCCTCCTGCCCTACCCGGCGAGCGCCGCGGCGTGGACCGTGGTCTCGCTCGCGCTGCTGGTCGGCTCGGCCGTGCTGGCCCGGCCGCTGCTGCCCCGCCTGGGGTCCGCGCGGACGTGGCCGGCCGTGGTGCTCGTGGTCGCGGCCACGCAACCCGTGCTCGAGGTGGTGGGCATCGGGCAGGACTCGGCGCTGAGCCTGTTCCTCTGGGTGTGCGGGCTGCGCCTGCTGGCCTCGGGCCGCGACGCGGCGGCGGGCGCGGTGCTCGCGCTCGGCCTGGTCAAGCCGCAGCTGTTCGCCCTGGTGCCGCTCCTGCTGCTGGTGCAGCGACGCTGGCGCGGCCTCGCGGCCTGGTGCGCCGCGGCGAGCGGCCTCGCGCTCGTGTCGGTGGCCGTGGTCGGTCCGCGCGCGGTGGCCGACTGGGCATCAGTGCTGGTGTCGCAGGAGTACCACGACCGGATCCAGTCGTTCCAGGCCTGGATGATGCAGGGGGTGCCGTCGTTCCTCACGGCGGTGGTCCCGCCCGCGCTCGGGCCGGCCGCCGGCGCCGTCGGCTACGCCGTGGCCGCTGCCCTCGTCGTCGCGACGCTCGTGGTCGCCTGGCGCGCACCCCGCGGGGCGGTCGTGCCGGTGTGGGCGCTCGGACTGCTCACCACCGTCGTCGCGAACCCGCACCTGCTGGGCTACGACCTCGTGGTCGCCCTGCCGGCCCTGCTCGTCGTGCTCGACCGGCACGACCGGCCGTTCGTGCGCCTGTCGCTGCTGCTCATGGCTGCTCTCACCTGGTCGAGCCTGCCCCGGCACCGCTGGGCCGGCGGGCTGGAGTGGCCGGGCGTCGTGCTCGCCGCGTCGTGGTGCACGCTGCCCCTGCTCGGGCTGTGGGCGGTCATGTGGCGCGACTGCCGCCTCCTGCCCTCGGAACCGTCCTCGGAGCGCGTCGCGTCCGGCGCGGTCCCGGCGTCCGCTGCGACCGGCGCCGGGTCGGGGCGCCCGGCCGCCGATGGGAGGATGCCGGGGTGAACCCCGCGCTCCTCTACGTCCTGATCGCGGTCGCGGTCCTGCTCGTCGCCGTGGTCGCCGTCGCGCTCGTGCGCGGCCGCGGCCGCGAGGGCGGGCACCGCACCCCGACCCTCCCGCCGATCCACCCCACGGCACCGCCCACGCACGAGCCCGCGTCGCACGTCGCGGTGATCGAGGACGTCGAGCTGCCCGGCGGGCAGGCGCCCACAGCAGTGCTCGAGCGCCCGGAGCCCAGCGCCGGGCGCCTGGCCCGGCTGCGCGCCCGGCTGGCCCGGTCCAACACCGCGGTGGGCAAGGGCCTGCTCGCCCTGCTGACCCGCGACCGGCTCGACGAGGCCACCTGGGAGGAGGTCGAGGAGACCCTCCTCGCCTCGGACC from Frankiales bacterium carries:
- a CDS encoding DUF2029 domain-containing protein, which translates into the protein MRAAALRLDALLTRRVLLTGAVVVVVLDVVGLVVNVVLGHPPRTFIGTALLPDYVAHWTGGRLLLDGRTDTLYDVAVQHTVQTPVTGSATELSWFVGPPVAAVLFAPFALLPYPASAAAWTVVSLALLVGSAVLARPLLPRLGSARTWPAVVLVVAATQPVLEVVGIGQDSALSLFLWVCGLRLLASGRDAAAGAVLALGLVKPQLFALVPLLLLVQRRWRGLAAWCAAASGLALVSVAVVGPRAVADWASVLVSQEYHDRIQSFQAWMMQGVPSFLTAVVPPALGPAAGAVGYAVAAALVVATLVVAWRAPRGAVVPVWALGLLTTVVANPHLLGYDLVVALPALLVVLDRHDRPFVRLSLLLMAALTWSSLPRHRWAGGLEWPGVVLAASWCTLPLLGLWAVMWRDCRLLPSEPSSERVASGAVPASAATGAGSGRPAADGRMPG